A window of Pirellulales bacterium genomic DNA:
AACTTCAATCGAAGCCTGCCCGGCGCCGACGCTCACGATCGATGCCGACTTCCCCGAACAATATGCCTACGAAGTCCTGATCTTCGACGTCCAGCGCGAGCGCCGCCTGGTGGCGGCTGTCGAGATCGTCAGCCCGGCGAATAAAGACCGGCCCGAGAGTCGGCAGTTGTTTGTCGCCAAATGTTTCAATTTGCTGCGCCAAGACGTGTGCGTGTCGATCGTCGATCCGATCACGATCCGCCAATTCAATTTGTACTCGGAGCTACTGGCACTACTCGGGCACTCAGACCTGGGCACCAATCATCCTCCCTCGATCTACGCAGCAACATGCCGAAAAAGAGCGGGAACCTGGCAGGCAAAGGTCGATAGCTGGTTCCAGCCTCTGGCGATCGGGGAGCCGCTTCCGTCGCTTCCCGTGTGGTTGTCTGAAACACAGTTCGTGTCTCTCGACCTGGAGGCGAGCTATGAGGAGACCTGCAGGGTATTGCGGATCCGCTGAATTCACTCACCGTCGAGATCTCCACTCGATGATGAAGGCGAAGCCGAGAAATCCAAAAAATCCAAAGAAGCCGGAGAAGCCAAACAGCCGGTGGCAGCCGGGAATAAACCCCAAGGCGCCAAGGAAACCGAGGAAGCCGAGAGCGGCCAGCCGGGCGAGCTTCGAAGCGAGTTTTGACTCGAAGCCGCCAATACCCGTAAGGTCACGATTCGGTCGCACGATAACCCTCCTTCGTTGATAGTGCTGCTGCGAAGCCGACGGCAAGTAGCCACGCCGTCATTTTCTTACCGGCTCCAGGCTGTCGATCAACTCGTGCAGCTCTTCGTCGCCGAGCCGGCCGTTGATCGCCAAAGCCGGGTGCGTGCCGTCGGGCGTCGTCAGCAGGTAACCGGTGCGGTCCTTCGCGGGCGGGTCGCGCAGCACGGCACGGGCGCTTTGCAGCAGGATTTCGGCGGCCTGCTCGTCGTGTGCGCCGGAGTAGACCTTCACGCCGCCAGGCGACGTGTAGACCAGCTTGCCCGCCGCGACCAGCGGACCGAGTTTCTCGTTGAACGTGTGGGCCTGCACGAACACCACGTGCCGGCCGTCCTGGGCACGATACGTCGCGGCGAACATTCGGTGCGGCGGACTGACAATATCGAGGATGTCCATGATCTGCCGCTCCTTGGCCCAACTTGGGGCGTGGCTGAATACGTAGACCGGGAAGTCGGCGCGCTCGGCCATTTGTTCGACGGTGACGTTGGGCTTGACCAGGTCGGCCAGCACGCCGAGCCCCGCTGGCGTTGGGCCCTGTTTGGCGGCGGACTTCAGCTTGGCCAGGTCCCAGCCGGCCGACGGCTCGCCCGTCTCGTCCGACTTCGCTCGCCGCACGACGAGCAGCGACTCCTTTCGAACGACGAACTCGAACGATTCGATCGTGTGATCGTCGTCGCGGATGACGACGCGATAGAAAGCGTCAACTTGCTTGTCGGCCTGGCCAATGGGGCCAAAGCCCAGCTTGACGACGCGGGCAGACGAGCCGTCGCCGAGTGTCGTGCGGCCGGCGTCGCTGACCAGGTCGCGGCGATCTTTCCGATCGAGCACACTCGTCAGCCCGGCCGCAATCCCCAGGAATTCAGCCGGGCTTTTGGGCGGCCGAAACTCGTCGCTGACGGCGGCGCGTTCGACGCGAAGTCCGCCTTGGTCGTCGGTCGAAAGCGTGTAGATCGCCTGCCCGTCGAACGAATGGGCGAACAGCGGCCGGCCATCGACCGTCAATACACGGGCAAAACGGCCGGTCGGCGGATCGTACCAGGCGGCATCGCGGACGGTGTAGCTTTCGCCCGGCTTGGCCGCCAGCTTGAGTTGACTAGACTGCGGTTTGCCGTCCGGTCCAAGCGACACAAGCGGAATCCACCGAATGGCGGCCAGCTCGGCGTCGGAGACCGGCTTGACGACGATTTCGTTGACCAACTGGACGAGGTGGTCATCGGCGAAGAAGCGGGCCTCAGCCGCCGCCGCTTGCGACAGCAGGCTGAACGCAGCCAGTCCGGGGCCCGGCGACTGCGTATGGCGCGACAGGCTGACGGCGAGCAGGACCACTGCCGCCGCCGCGAGGACCAGCGCCGCGCGGACGCCAACCCGACGCGCAAGCGAGGACAGGTCTCCCGGCGCGCCGGGACTCCTCGCTGGCGCTTCGGGTTTGTAGGGGCCGACGAATAGTCCGGGCCCGGCTGGCTTCTTGGGCAACGCTTCGGCTTCGGGAAACGCGCTCACGACGCGTTGCTTCAGGCCCGCAGAGGCCCGGACGCGGTGCGATGGTGCGATCGCTTCCAGCACATCCCGGGCCCGTGCCTGCTGCCAGGCGCAGGATGGGCATTGGGCGGAATGTTCGGACGCTTCGGGGCGATCGAGCACTTCGGGACCTTCGATCAGCAATTCGTCGAGAACCTGGTTGAATTCGCGGCAGTTCATGGCATCACTCTCGTTTCTCGCCGATCGCGCCGCGCAGCTTGGCAAAGGCATATCGCAGACGCGAGCAAACGGTGTTAATGGAGCACTCGGTAAGTTCGGCAATCTCGTTGAGACTCAACTCGTCGAAAACCCGCAGTCGGACCACCTCGGCCTGTTCGGCGGGCAATTGCCGCAACAGCGATTCGATGCGGCGCAGCTCTTCGGTCGCTTGGGCCATTTCAGGCGGACCCTTTGCGGCGCTGAGCAACTCGTCGACGTCGACTCCTTCGCAAAACAGCGCCGCCCGGTTGCGGCGGCGCAGGAAGTCGATGCAGGCGTTGCCGACGGCGCGATACAGATACGGACCGATCGCTGAGACGGGACGCGTCCGCGTACCGTCGAACGCCCTGGCAAAAACCTCTTGCACGATGTCTTCAGCGTCGTGCAGACTGCCGGTCTGGCGAAAGGCATGTCGGACCAGGCGGTCGGCGTAGGTTTCGACGAGTTCTGCGAACTCGGAGCGCGACCGCGGCCAGGCACTGCCTGTATCGCTCGACGTTGCTGGCGGTTTCATGGGCAAGACCGGTCCGTAGCTCGGCGGACGTGGCGAAATCGTGGGCAAGGGCGGTTGCATGTTCGGCCTCCTATCCGTTAAGACGAATTGGGCGACGTTTTTCGTCTAAGTGTAAACCACCGTGTCACCTGCTTGCGAACCAACTGCCGGCGAATCATCGAAGTTGAGGTGGGTGTGCGACGTCGATGGGCGGCTTCGCGTTCGCTGGGGCCGCGTCGCGGCATTCATGGCGGCGGTGTTCGCGATCAATCTGTTGGGCGCGGCGGCCGTGAACCAGTTCACCGAGATGCCCATCAACGCCTTCGGCTTATTCGCGCCGTTCTGCGGGGTCGCCGCCTTCCTGGTGCTGGCGGTCGAGCTCGAACGTCAACGGCTGCGAAGCGGCCAGTGGCGGTTTCGATTTAGCCTCGGCGCGATTTTGTGGTGGACGGCAATTGCGTCCGCGTTCTTTGCGCTGGCGATGAGCGGCTTTCGAGAAAACCAGCGCGGGTTTGCTGTAAATCAGCAGCTCAGGACCGAGTTGGAGGCGGTCGTCAACGGCGGCACCATCACGATCAGCATGCCTTGCGGCCGCAACATCACTTGCGAGGTGACTCGGGCCAGCTTCTCCGACGACGACCTGGCCAGAATCATCGATCTGGCATCGCAAGGCGGCACGCGCCCTTGCGAGTTGTCTTTCTTGTTCCTCGCAAGGACAAGCATTACCGATGCCGGCGTTTGCCGGCTTGCCGCGTGTGAAAAGCTCGTGTTCGTTGAGCTCCCGGTGATCGACCTCAGCGACGAGGCCCTGGAGTCGCTTGGCAAATGCCGGCGCCTGGAAGTGCTTGTGCTCGACGAGCGGCGGCTGAGCGGCGAGCAACTCGCTCGCCTGCGCACCGCCTTGCCCCGCGTCAAGCTCAATGGCAAGACGTGGGCCCAACGCGATCGTTCACCGTAGGTGGATGCCGCGAGGTGATAAACTAATGAGTCCTTCGATCGCAAAATCGGTAGTTCTCATGGCGAGCGCGGCGATGATCGCAATTCGAGCGCCGCACGTGAGGCGAAGTCAGATGGTTCCGGTTGCCAAGAGCCACCGTGACGCTCTTGAGCTGGTTCTGCTGACGATCGCCTGGGTCGCGTTTTTCATTCCCTTGATCTGGATCCTGAGCCCAGCCTTTGCCTTTGCGGATTATTCGCTCCGACCGGTTCCGCTGGCCGTTGGCAGCTTGTTGCTCTTGTTCGGGCTTTGGCTCTTTCACCGCTCTCATACCGACCTGGGAACGAATTGGTCGATCACGTTGGAGCTGCGCGACCGGCACGAGCTCGTGACTCAAGGCGTTTATCGGTGGCCGCGACACCCGATGTATCTCGCCTTGCTCCTCTACTCGCTGGGCCAGGCGCTGGCCCTTCCCAATTGACTGCATCCCTGAAAAGACTTTGGCTTGAAGCATTCCGGTCAGGATACTACCACCAGAACTCGGTCCGGATAAACCGCAGCACGTAGTCCAGCCCAATTTCACCGATGGGTTTCTTGCCGCAATAGATGCGGGCGTGGCCGGTCATGTCGGGCTTGAGATTCGTCGATTTGTTCAACAACCGGCTGTAAACCACCACCGTGCTTTGATGGTCGCCGCTCTCGGCCGCCGGCGCAATCCGCTCGACCTTGGCCTCGAACGTTTCATAGGGAAGCGCGCGGGCCTTCAATTCCACGCACTGTCCAGGCTTGACCTTGGAGATGCGGTCTTCCGGAACCGTGATCTCGACTTCAAGCGATGAGGCTTCCTGAATCTCGCACACCAGGTCGCCCTGCTGAATGTACTCGCCGACGCGGTCTTTCAAATGCGGCGAGGCGATGACCCCGTCCACTCGACTGTAAAGCGGCAGCTTTTTCTGCTGCTCCTCCAGAAAGGCCAGTTCCTCCTTTTGCCGGGCCAGCGAGGCTTCGGCCGCTTCGATCTCCTCTTGCCGCGATCCGGCTTCGAGCAGGGTCAAGGCCGCCTTGGCTTCTTCCAGTTCTTTTTCGCGCCGGGCCAACTCTTTCTCGGCCTCCAGCGTGCCGACACTCTCCAAGGCCGCTTTCTCGCTGCGGGCCTGGGCAAGCTGGGCCTTGGCGACCTCGTAATTCGTCCGTGCTTCGTGGAACTGCTGTTCTGTTACGACCCGCTTCCGGTACAGCCCTTTCCAGCGAATGGTGGTTTCAAGGGCCTGCTGGAGCGACGCCTGGGCCTCGACGATCTTCTGGCCGAGCCGCTCCAAGTTCTCCTCGAAAGATTCGCGGCTCCGCTCCAGATCGGCCCTGGCCAAGTCACGCCACTCGGTCGTCCGCTCCACGCGCTCGCGGGCGTCGTCGATCTCCTCCTGCCGCGTGCCGACCTGCAGCAGCTTCAACTGGGCTTCGGTCTCTCGCACTTCGGCCTGTTTGCCGGCAGTCTTGCTCTCCAAGTCGGGCACTTCGAGCAGGGCCACCCGCTCACCGGCCGAGACATGGTCTCCTTCGTCGCCTGCCACTTCTTTCACGAACGCGGCCAGCGGCGCCCGCACCTGCAGGCGCGTGGCGGGCCGCACTTCAAAATCGCCGGTGGCCCGTTGCTCGATCTTCACCAGGCCCAGCACCGCCGAAAGGCCGGTCAGCGAAGCGCCCCAGAACAAGCTGCGAAGCGGTCGTGCGCGCACCATTTGTGTGGCTTCTCCCTGATTGAGACCCTGAAACATGACCCGGCCCGCGGCCAGCGCCAGCGGCGCCAGCACGATCACCGCGCCCCAATGCCCGATGTAGCCGTCGATCTGCCGTCCCATCGCCCACAACACGCCCGACAACATGACCAGCGACGCGCACCAACAGTGTACGCCGTAGACCAGCAATGTTTTTTCGCGTGTGTCGGGCTGGGGACGGGCCGCGCCCCACAACAGCCACCGTAGCCGCGCGGCCACGCGATCGAGTGCCCGTTGCCGCAGGTTCGCAATGTCGAGAATGTCGCTCAACAGGTAATAGCCGTCGAGCTTGACGAAGGGCATGAAATTGAAGAGCACGCGCACGCCCGAAACAGAAACGACGGTCCAGGCCAGGTAATTGATGAGGGTGTCTTCGAGCGTCAGCCGCCAGACGAAGACGGCCAGTGCCCAAAGAACCAACTCGAAGTAACCGCCGGCAAAGGTAATGGCCAGCCGCTTCCCTTTCTGCGGCAGGAGCCAGGCGTCGGACACATTGCAGAAAAACGAGGGCATAAAAAAGATCAACAGGAAACCGACTTCGTGTACCTCCCCGCCGAAGTGCTTGCACGTCAGGCCGTGGGCGCTTTCGTGCAGCGCGGTCACCGCGAGCAGCGCCAGGCCGCCCAGCACCAGTGTTTGCCAGCGAAGGTTTTCGGCCAGGTCGCTGACGAATTGGTCTCGATTGAGCCACAAGTCGATCGCAGCGGTCACGATCAGCACGGCGGAGAGGACCAAAAAGGCGCGCGTCCAGAAGAACCGCACGTGCGGCTCAACCGCCGTAAAGAAGCGATCGGGATCGAACAGCGTTTTTCGCCAGGCCAGCAGGTTTTGGCCGGCCGGCCGCGGCTTGACTGGCGCCGGCGAGAGCGGCGGTGGAACTTTTTTATCCAGCGGGGATGGCTCGACGGCCGGCGCGTCCGGGAAGGTCTCCAACAACCCGCGTGCAGCCGCCAATTGCAAGAACCCGTCGATGTCTTCGTCGGTCAGCTCTTCATTGAATTCTTGGCGGAATTTCTGGCCCAGCGAGGCCCGGCCGTTGCGGCCGTCGAGCAACTCCAGCAACAGGCGTTCGCGCGGGCCAAGGCGAAAATAAGTTTGCCGCCGCGGGTCTTTGACGACGAATTTGCCGTCGCTGCCCAACGGACTGAAGACGAAGTCGCGTCGACTGCAGGGCAAGGAATCGGTCCGGATCATAATGAGTGCCTTCTCTGTGTGGCCGCCAGCGATTGCACTCTGCGTGCCAAGAGAAAGCCAAGTTGGGACAGAGCAAGCTTGCGGTTCGCCGGCCCGCCGGCGACGCGGTTGCTTACCCCTCGCGGAACTCGGCGAAGTTCCGCAAGATTCGCAGGCCATCGGCCTGGCTCTTTTCGGGGTGAAACTGCGTGGCAAACACGTTGTCGCGCCACACCATCGAAGGGAACGCCGCGCCGTAACGGGTTTCGGCCGCAACGATCTCGCGGTCGCGTGGCACGACGTAAAACGAGTGTACAAAGTAGACGTGGGCGCCGCTGGCGAGACCGGCCAGGACCGGAGCGGGGCGGACAATCTCGAGTTGGTTCCACCCCATGTGCGGCACCTTGTATTCGTGAGGCAAGTCGAACCGCGCCACTTCACCGGCAAGCACGCCAAGGCCCTCGTGTCGGCCCCCCTCGTGCCCTACGTCGAACAAGAGCTGCAGTCCCAGGCAAATGCCCAAGAACGGCTTCCCTGCGGCGATCGCCTGCTTCACCGGTTCGACGAGCTCACGGCGTCGAAGCTCGTGCATCGCATCGCCAAACGCTCCCACGCCCGGCAACACCACCTTGGACGCCGCGCGAATCGCGTCCGGATCGCTGGTGATCGTGGCGGCATGCCCGACGTGCTCAAACCCTTTTTGCACGCTGCGCAGGTTTCCCATGCCGTAGTCGACAATCGCGATCATTCCACACCTGAGTTCGTTCTGCGTTCGGTCTATCAACAGCTTAAAGTGTGGAATCGCGGCTCGGCAAGTCGGTTGGCGGAGCGGACGAGCCGATACAGACGTAACCGCGCCGGCGCAGCACCAATGACCAATTCGCAATTTGCAATTTGCAATTTGAAATCT
This region includes:
- a CDS encoding DUF4058 family protein — its product is MPLRDHFHPPISKRSSWEGFHGGWPMRIVEELAPRLPDGFVAEPRVHLGSYYEIDVTAFEQDGERGGFDSAPIASGSVATSIEACPAPTLTIDADFPEQYAYEVLIFDVQRERRLVAAVEIVSPANKDRPESRQLFVAKCFNLLRQDVCVSIVDPITIRQFNLYSELLALLGHSDLGTNHPPSIYAATCRKRAGTWQAKVDSWFQPLAIGEPLPSLPVWLSETQFVSLDLEASYEETCRVLRIR
- a CDS encoding RNA polymerase sigma factor, whose protein sequence is MQPPLPTISPRPPSYGPVLPMKPPATSSDTGSAWPRSRSEFAELVETYADRLVRHAFRQTGSLHDAEDIVQEVFARAFDGTRTRPVSAIGPYLYRAVGNACIDFLRRRNRAALFCEGVDVDELLSAAKGPPEMAQATEELRRIESLLRQLPAEQAEVVRLRVFDELSLNEIAELTECSINTVCSRLRYAFAKLRGAIGEKRE
- a CDS encoding methyltransferase, which codes for MIAIRAPHVRRSQMVPVAKSHRDALELVLLTIAWVAFFIPLIWILSPAFAFADYSLRPVPLAVGSLLLLFGLWLFHRSHTDLGTNWSITLELRDRHELVTQGVYRWPRHPMYLALLLYSLGQALALPN
- a CDS encoding efflux RND transporter periplasmic adaptor subunit encodes the protein MPCSRRDFVFSPLGSDGKFVVKDPRRQTYFRLGPRERLLLELLDGRNGRASLGQKFRQEFNEELTDEDIDGFLQLAAARGLLETFPDAPAVEPSPLDKKVPPPLSPAPVKPRPAGQNLLAWRKTLFDPDRFFTAVEPHVRFFWTRAFLVLSAVLIVTAAIDLWLNRDQFVSDLAENLRWQTLVLGGLALLAVTALHESAHGLTCKHFGGEVHEVGFLLIFFMPSFFCNVSDAWLLPQKGKRLAITFAGGYFELVLWALAVFVWRLTLEDTLINYLAWTVVSVSGVRVLFNFMPFVKLDGYYLLSDILDIANLRQRALDRVAARLRWLLWGAARPQPDTREKTLLVYGVHCWCASLVMLSGVLWAMGRQIDGYIGHWGAVIVLAPLALAAGRVMFQGLNQGEATQMVRARPLRSLFWGASLTGLSAVLGLVKIEQRATGDFEVRPATRLQVRAPLAAFVKEVAGDEGDHVSAGERVALLEVPDLESKTAGKQAEVRETEAQLKLLQVGTRQEEIDDARERVERTTEWRDLARADLERSRESFEENLERLGQKIVEAQASLQQALETTIRWKGLYRKRVVTEQQFHEARTNYEVAKAQLAQARSEKAALESVGTLEAEKELARREKELEEAKAALTLLEAGSRQEEIEAAEASLARQKEELAFLEEQQKKLPLYSRVDGVIASPHLKDRVGEYIQQGDLVCEIQEASSLEVEITVPEDRISKVKPGQCVELKARALPYETFEAKVERIAPAAESGDHQSTVVVYSRLLNKSTNLKPDMTGHARIYCGKKPIGEIGLDYVLRFIRTEFWW
- the hisH gene encoding imidazole glycerol phosphate synthase subunit HisH, with product MIAIVDYGMGNLRSVQKGFEHVGHAATITSDPDAIRAASKVVLPGVGAFGDAMHELRRRELVEPVKQAIAAGKPFLGICLGLQLLFDVGHEGGRHEGLGVLAGEVARFDLPHEYKVPHMGWNQLEIVRPAPVLAGLASGAHVYFVHSFYVVPRDREIVAAETRYGAAFPSMVWRDNVFATQFHPEKSQADGLRILRNFAEFREG